The Arachis ipaensis cultivar K30076 chromosome B05, Araip1.1, whole genome shotgun sequence nucleotide sequence GTTATGTTCATGGCTAAGGCCTAAATGGTCTAGTCCAGCAAACAATTAGTAGGAAAAATGTGTATCTTGAATACTTTGAGACCCAAATGAAAGTCCATATCTACTCACCCTAATATATCCCTCATAAGTTATAACTCTCTTCTATCAGCAGTCACCGATCCCACCATAACTTCCTTCATATTCATTAGCAACCACTATAAAATTTAAAACGAGAAAAAGGAGTTCCTCAAGAAGAATGTAACCTGTTGCTACTCAGATCACCGTTGCCACACTGTCACGGATTCACCCTGCGACGCACCACACTAGAAGCATCGTCTCTACGTCCTGTCACTACAAAAAAATCACTCAGCAACACTTTTTTTAAATTacatttaaaaagcgtagcctatttatATAATAGACTACACTTTTCTCTATATTACCTTTTTATATGAAATAGGAAACACAGTTATGACATTACTTAAAAGTGTCTctttaaatattaaaaagatCACTCATAAAGCCTAGCCTTCTCTTAATATTTATAGATATACTTTTCTCACCAAAGAGAGCACTTTTGAAGAATAACCTATTCTTTATATTTTAGGTGCGCTTCAAAAATGTTTCCTAATATAAGAGCTCCAAATATCCGTacacttagtaaattttttgTTGCCTTTTCATCATACACTACACGCCCGCGCTTCACCTTTCCCCACTTCACCCTTCATCAGAGAAGAAAGGGTCGCACTTTCGCCACTTCACCCTACACCACTCACCTTCGCCCTTCTCCACTCATCGTTGCCCCTCTTCCCCACTCACCACTTCACTTTGCTCACCACTCGTCGCTATTGCCGTTCCTTATCTTCTTCATCTTCGTTTACCATTGTAATCATCGTCGCCGCACCTTTGTTGTCTCTGCACTCACCGTTGCCGCTCACCCTCGTCGTATTTGTGCTCACAGTTGCCGTTCAACCTCATCAGCTCTGCCTTCACCGTTGCCTCTCACCCTCGTCATCTCTGTGTTTATCGTCGCCGGTCGCTCACCATTGTCGTCTCTAAACGCTCAGTATCGTCGTCTCTGCGCTCACCATCGTCGAGAAGGTATATGTATtgatttttatttggttttgaaatttggAAGGTCTAGGATTCCGATTGAAGGGTTTTTGATTTGGGGCCTGGTACACTAATTTGTAAGATATGCATTTGTGAATTGTGAATTGTCATTTGGTGAACAATAACATATATAATGTGGCTATACATTATAACTTATGCTTATTAGTGCAAGATTGATTGAGCATtaatgtttttctttttccttggCAGCAATTTGATATACATTTATGTGTTGAATGATGAACACTGACTGAATTTCTGTGCCAATTAGTCCATAGAGCATGAATTCACCATCGACGAGTTCGTTTCCTTAAGAAGGATGGGTGTGTATATTCTTATCCAGCAGACCAATACGTGGGGAGATAACCTCAAAATTAATGTCAATTTAAGTGCATCCATTCCCTTGATTGATGAAGCCGACATTAAGTTTGATAGTCAGGTACGACGAGTTTACAAAGTTTCTTGTTATGTTTTCTTGGGAAATGAGAATGCCTATTCTGCCTGCTAATCGAATATGTTTATGTTGTTTGTTGCCTAGTGACGaacagatttttgctagtaaagaatttcacaaaaataatcacgttgtaagtatagtttctaaaccaacaaattaaagaatcctttcgtacaaaaacttgtttgtcactaaagcaaacccaataaaaataataaccgaagtatttaaacctcgggttgtctctcaaggaattgcagggaggtgtagttattattggttatgagattgtatctttttgggtttttgaaataagagaacaagaaaaagtaaatgataatgaaaatcaaatgataaaaaggtcttagtaaggtttggtggtcaaggatctctatccttatcactaaccacaacatgagaattggcaaggatcaatcccattaaattatcctctaactagtagtaaaggaaagttaaatgagctatatcaatccaagtccataagtcctagctctccatcaattcaattagtgagaactagagttaatggctccaatcatcaattacttggacattagtaactcaatagttcctaagttaccatcccaagccaagaacataaaatcctactctaacatccttccaagcattttatcaaacacttggtaggcacaaaataaaagtatagaaaagtaataatagaATATAAGATCTAAAACCAATAATTGCaagatcaatgataacaaataaaggaagaagcaataaacatgaaatacctcaaattgcattaataagggaaatcaaatctaacatgaaaggttcataaaccaaattggggaaataaacaattcaacaagagaaatagataactaAAGTTCTAGAACTAATAAAGgtagaaaagaaattaaattaaaggaacattgaacctggaattgagaagaaataaacctaaaactaagagaaatcctaaaacctagagagaggaaagaacctctctctctagaaactacatctaaaacctaatattcTCTGAATGTAAACTGTGTGAATGAATATTGTGATTCTCCCACTCTGCAGCccttaatctgtgttttctgggccgaaaactggatcaaaaggagcccagaaattgcccccagtattttctgatacgtccagcacgtggctctgtcatgcgtacgcatcgtccatgcgtacgcgtggattgaactttTGCAAGGTCACGCATGTGCGTCacctaacagcatggcaactatggcaaattatatatcatttcgaagccccgaatgttggctttccaacgcaactagaaccgcctcatttagatctctgtagctcaagttgtggtcaatttagtacgaagaggtcaggcttgacagctcagcaattcctttaatttcttgtattccttccacttttgcatgcttcctttccatcctctaagctattcctaccttgtaaaccctgaaatcacttaacacacatatcaaggcatcaaatggtaataagagaggattaaacatagcagatttaaggtcaaagaagcatgttttcaatcatagcacaaaattgggaaggatttgtaaaaccatgcaaatcatatgaataagtgtgcaaagaattgataaaaaccactcaatttagcacaagataaaccataaaatagtggtttatcacctagTCAGGGGATGCTTCTCATGGTATCTTGGGAACAAATATCAAATATGACCAAGAAGCACGTAAGATGATTGATATGGTGAGAATAATATGTTTTATAAATGCAGTGTTTAAAATATATATAGGTACCCAAAAAGTAAGAATCTTACATGTTTAAACATGCAGATACAGAGTCGACTTGCACAAAATTGAGGGGCTGCTCACAAGAGTCATTTGCGGAAAAAGGTTTGTATGGTTATTATACATTGATAGATACGTCAACATACATCTACTATTTTTAGATATTGCTAAGGTTGATGTGATTTCTGATATTTGCCTTACAGGTCTATGTGCAGCAATTAGAATCTAGTCATTTGAAGTTGATGCAGCTAGAGCAAGAACTCAAACATGCAAGACAGCAGGTGCAGTATAGTTTATTCTTAATAGATCACCATATGTCGATAAATATCATCTTTCTTTTGCCAGTCTCATTAATATCTCAAGCCTAAAAAATTGTGGGGAATGTATGTAGGTGGTGGATTGGATACTAATCATCTAGGTTTATCTGGACATATTACTTCAGGTTGGTTCGATGTTTTAAGATTTTTAAGTTAATTATATTCTGTTTCTTTTAACTGTCTCTAAATCTCTAACATGCTAAATTTATGCCTAAATTCTTGTTTTAGCATCTTCTATGTCATAATATTAATACTTGTTGCAACCTTTGGTTTCAAAGAAAAATCAATCTTATAACGCCAATTAATAGTAGAAATTTTCATGGTTTCATGGTTTGGTGCTATGACACAAGATTAAAGCAGAATAAAAGGTCTTGTTTGTCGTCTTCCAGATAAACCTCCCGCTCACTGAGAAATGTTGGGACATGCATTTGAAAAGTAATAATTCCTGAAACGGGTAAGAACATCATCTATTATGGGGTTCTTAGCAGGGCAACAATTCCAAATAGAGAGTATGTAAAAGCACATGAACCCGCTAGGCAATCTTAATCTCTAATCACACAGAGTTCAAGCCTAGGGTTCTTACTAATGCAATCAAGGTAGATAAACTAAATCTCAACTATATTAGTGATCTTTGAATCTCAATTTTCCATTATACCAATCATCATCTCTCTCAATATCATAGATTCCCAACTCATTTAGTAATTCAGTATTAAAGTTTAATTTCAATATTATCAATTCATTCTCAGTTTTTCTTTTCCGCAATTCTCAATCATCACCTCTCATtaagaacaaccctcagcgtCACCACTGTCAGCATAAGGGATCTCTCAGCTGTGCAAACACATACAAGACAatacaagaaaaacacaaatagaGAGAACAAATAAAGTAACTAGTTTAATTAGCATATAGATACAATTATTCAAATAGGCAAGCTAGATACAAGATGCACACCTAAACAATACATATAAATGAAAATTATGTATACCTGCCTTATGGCCAATgagctcatctatcggttatacagccaaacccaacatgtccggtagctaaccctggacagtCCCTCGGTACACGCAATCCCAAGCTCAAACTCATATTCATTGATCAATATCCATGGGGGAAACATCCGGGAAGGTATAAGTGCCCGACCATATCTTGTGACGGAGGGTTAACAAAGTCTCAATTCTGACCGggagcaagcgggacaaaacgACCATCCTTGCATCTACTCCAGAAGCTCAAATACCGACTGGGAGTAAGCGGGACAAAATCACAATCCTTTCATCTACCCCAGAAGCTCAAATACCAACTGGGAGCAAGCGGGACAAAATCACAATCCTTGCATCTACTCCAGAAGCTCAAATATCAATAAACTCATTCTCATTATCCTTTCGAATTAACTCAATCTCGTCATTCAATCATATCATCTCATTCTCATTATTCTATCGAATAATCTCAATCTCATCGTTCAACTATATAATCTCATTCTCATTATCCTGTCAAATAATCTCAATCTCATCGTTCAACCATATAATCTCATTCTTATTATCCTCTCGAATCAACTCAATCTCATCGTTCAATCATCTCATCTCATTCTCATCATCCTCTCGAATCATCTCAACCTCATTATTCAATCATAAAATCTCATCCTCATTATCCTCTATACTCATTATAGGATTTATGCAAGTTTGAAACGTTAAGAAAATAGTTTAGAGGCATAAGATTCGTTCCAAATCATAGAAAAAATAGTTATCTAATCTCAAATAGGGGTTACAGAAGTGAAATAGCAGATTAGGTAGGCAAAAATAGTTAGAAATCAACATCTTTGAAAAACAGAACAGTTGTGTGTATGCATGCCTCGTGCGTACGTACAAGTCTCCCTTTGCGTGTATGCGCGGAACACGCACGAAAAATATTCAATTCTGGAAATGCGGTTGTGCGTACTCATGCCTCGTGTGTACACGCAACTCCATTTTTCTGCGTGAACATGAAACTTGAATaaggtaatttctcttctatTACACCCCTTAGGCGTACggatgggtcatgcgtacgcatgacctcaattttctgcaacttctgcagaaTTTAGTTTTAAACCCACAAATTCAAAGTCTCaattttttctacaaaattctgtTTTCCTTCATTTTTAAATAGTTTTAAATATCTTTCCACTAGCTTTAATTTAAGACAAATCTCATTCAAATCCAAACTCCAAGTGCAAAGTTATGGTCTATTGAAATTGGTTAAAATTGGAACAataaaaattaaagcaagttGGGTCAAAGACGCACGCTTGCGCGCCTGTGACTGTCCCCACCACACCCCTTCATATCTCAACAATCAACCAAATTCTCATAACTCCTCAATTTCATAAattctcaattcaattcaatcataAACCATTCTAATACCACTCAGACACACCATAAACACTTATTCAACAATTCTCAACCATTCGAAGCCTAATTCAACTCACTCCCAAATTATTTTACACACTTTATCTAAATCCTCATATTCATCAACAACTTACAAACATTCATATATCCAATTTCTCAATCAACCAATAATCAATCCTCTCATTCTCATTTAACAATTCACACCACTTACCTTAACTTACCACATATGGAATTTTCTCACCCTATCACGACCTCCGACCCAATTTTCACAAATTGCAATATTCATACATCTAATTCTCAATTAAAACTTTAACATGCAAACTCATTTTCATGCAAAATGGCACCAACATATATTACAATATCCACTTGCAACAATATCACATCACACTCCTCAATTTCAATGTCAAAACACATCAACCAACATGATACTCATACTAGCCATTATTCAAACACATCAACAATAAATTTTATTCAACTTATCCTACGGGCAAGTAGCATAGGTTTTCACATAACCTTACATAATTCCTACTCAAAACTATGATTCGTACCTTAATGTCATAATTCCAAGCTTCCAACCTTTTCTTTCCAAAATTCCACCAAGCCAAGCTTCCAATTACAAAATCTAACACTATATTATACAATTTGGCACAATATTAAAAACTAGGGCTTTCATAAATTGATGAACCAAGAGGGGAAAATGGTTCCTTACCTTTACCCACTGAGATTAGTGATGGATACCACCAAGAACATAAGCTAGAGAACCCTTATAacatcaaaatcaccaaaaatcCTCAATACCTAAATCAAAAATGCGATTTTAGATTTGAATGAGAAACTGGAGCTGGGATTCCGAGTTAATCACTATAATACTTAGATAGAAATGAAGAGAAAGCCGAGATGAATGCGTGGCTGCATGTAACACCCTATTACTTTAagtcttacctctagccgtaaaataaaggataacaaagtgcgacgatagaaagaaagaagtagtAATACTAGAAGCCCAATGAAGGAATAAAACCTCAAAGTCGCATAAAGCGGAATTACAAAGCACGAAGcattcacacacgataactaaacacGTAGGCAAGATAAGAACAGAACATATAAATATACAACCTTGTATTAAAGCCCAAATATACAAGGTAGTAGCTAATAAATAAAAAAGGCAGACTAGTTAAGAAATACATCATAATTTTAAAAAGCCTTACtcctatctctcaaagttttAAATAGAATCCTCAAAGGCAACAAAGTTATACTtatacaaaagatgagagaatAACTACAATAAAAGTAAAACAGATACAGAATAAAGTGAACCCATCATCCGCTTTGTCACCCATCTACAACTCACATAGGTGGGTTGCGACTTGCacctgaaaaataacaacaacatatggtatgagaaccggagattctcagtatggtaatagtgcccaatatataagatataagattCCGGGACgctaaaggcaatcctagaacttcaaccCGCGGGTAGTAAATTACAGAACCCGAACCCGCCCCTGCGGGTACCCGCCCCACCCCGACCCGCccctataaaaattaaatattttaatttttacctattcatatttaaattaagacaaaaatttaaaattcatagaCAATTTAAAATATAAACATAAAATTCATACAATGTAATTAGCTAAAATAacttgaaattttaaaaaaaatattgttagatcactacaaatttaacaccataataaaaaaattacaatattagatataaaaggagttTCAACCCTTATTCTTGATCACTTTCAACATCTTCATCATCAGTAAAAGTTTGCAAATCAAGATttaaaactgaaaatcaaaattaaaacaaaacacCATGAGCATATTTTCTTAACAAAGGAAACATAACACCATGAGCCAAAACAACTTCTGCATATAACAGCATATTTCCTTAATTAGAACATATCACCATGAACATATTTCATTAAcaaagaaaacagaacacaacaaCTTCTGCATATAACAGCATATTTCCTTAATTCAAACATAACACTATGAGCAAATTTTCTTAACAAAAAAATAGAACACAACAACTTCTGCATATAACAGAAGTTTAGCATCATTTTAACTCTTTTGGTGCTATGTTTTATTGTGTTTCTGAATACTTGATACACGTGCAATTGAAATTGAACCAAGTATGAACGTGAATATTGGTCAGTAATAGaaccaacaaaataaaaaagcttAATATTGTATTTGCATAGATGATGATTTTACATTGGATGTGTCTACATACTGGACAATCGGGTGATGAACAAATACATTAGAAAAGTTAAATAGCAAAAGATAAAAACTCAGAAAACTTTAtgtgaaaaaattgaaaaagatttggatgtAAGTGGTCTAATTACAAACATGATTAAATTCAAATCCACTTGGTGTAACCCCACACACAGAACTTATCTTCTAAGAAAAAATAATACCATGGAACTTATAAGATAAACCATGTTTGGGACATTTTGCTGCAGTTTACAGATAAATTTCGTCTCAAGACTTGAATTGCCATATGAACATTATAACAAAGTTCCATTTGTAATAAGAAAGCAACTGGTATTGTGCTTAAAAGTAGAATAGAAAATTAATGGGGAAAACTCTTACTATATAAAAATACTGCTCAGGACATTCTAGAGTAGATACTGGAAATTGGAAGGAACTGATAATAGAGAAATTGCACGTGTATCAAGTATTCAGAAATTGAACCAACAAACATACTGTTCCTATTATCACCCAAAAAACAAAAGAACTTCTTCTTTGTCTATTCTAATCATACATCCAAAATTAGCCAGAgattaaacaaatcaaatcattcaaaaagaaaagaaaggctgGGATAGGGGCAAGAACAGTACCTGCTCGATGCGGGAAGAATCTGGTGGAGGTGCGCGACTTGGAGGCCGGCGGGAGCGCAGAGGCAGAGGATGTGGGACTGAGAGGCAGCGTAGAGGAGGAGCCGGACGAGGCTCGATTCCGATGCAGAGGAGGCACGGGAGTGGCTCGTCTAGTGAGCGACTTGGAGGCCGGAGGAAGCGCAGAGGATGTGGGACTGATAGGCGGCGCGGAGGAGGAGCCAGACGAGACTCGATTACGATGCAGAGGAGGCACGGGCTGGCTCGCCTAGTGCACGACTTGGAGGCTGGAGGCCGGGAGCACAGAGGATGTGGGACTAAGAGGCGGCGCGGAGGAGGAGCGACAGGTGGCTTGAAGGAGACGCGGAAGAGATTGTAGAAGATGCGTTGTGGAGGAGTGGGAATGAGACGATTTTGCGATGGCGATGGTCCTTGGAGAAGCTGAAGAAGACAACGAGGGTTGGGACTGGGAGTTCAGTGAGACAGTGACGGTGGGTGAGGGTGAGAATCAGAAGTGAGATTGTGAGAACCTTAACCCTAATTGCTAAaacttatatttatatatatgtactccggggcgggtaggggcgggtttaNNNNNNNNNNNNNCGCGGGTACGGGTACTGCTGCCATCTCTATTTCTAactaacatagcaccattgtcccacagccttcgccagcctAGCCTAtatgcgatcccattgccaccgcctatcgagcctcctcaatcccagtagaaaacacaagtatatgcaaacaagtaaagcacaagtaaagtACATATACAGCAGGTAGAACAAATAACAAGTAGGCATGTGATACATTTAGGCACAACAGAAGTtaagcaaagcaaacaaatggataaaagatgcatatgatgagtGTCTGTCCTATTGTcttgtgatatcacttgtcgacCCATAAATGCTAActcgacacatcctttcggatatAGCCTTTCGGCCACgctagggatatagtgccctgcacactttttacccaaggatatagtgcccagCACACTTGCAtgcttaacccaaggatataatACCTGGCACACTCTTACAGTAGAAAAGGTTATCAATTATAATTCAAcacagagatatagtgccctgcacactattgttccaaggatatagtgcctagcaCACTTTCATTCCATATCCAACAAGTTTACCATCTTCTCATCTCAATCCATTCTCAACTCTCAAGTCTCAGTattccagggatatagtgccctgcacactaccattccaaggatatagtg carries:
- the LOC107640568 gene encoding eukaryotic translation initiation factor 3 subunit A-like, which encodes MREESGGGARLGGRRERRGRGCGTERQRRGGAGRGSIPMQRRHGSGSSSERLGGRRKRRGCGTDRRRGGGARRDSITMQRRHGLARLVHDLEAGGREHRGCGTKRRRGGGATGGLKETRKRL